One window of the Halobacillus litoralis genome contains the following:
- a CDS encoding GNAT family N-acetyltransferase — protein sequence MIRELDKTEFYKCEKLMNDGGHLEVEAVIEGNNPGRIFVDHIDAPETGLIWLGNHDGFFFIGDEENEIFNNQINDFIDEVVSPEAKKMRLKNFIAIGNHSRWDKTIERIFDHRPMQKTNQNVYKLKKSHYKDNNEPSIKRDYNVLKINKELFENKNESIDNIGFLHSKISEFWSYSDNFFQMGIGYCIVYQNKIVSLCFTGFAAENVRGIDIETIEEHEGNKLAQKAAHCVVKDCVSMGMIPYWDCEEANKPSNKIAENIGLESYLTYHVYIFPID from the coding sequence ATGATTCGTGAACTTGATAAAACTGAATTCTATAAGTGTGAAAAGCTGATGAATGATGGGGGACATTTAGAAGTTGAAGCGGTAATAGAAGGGAATAACCCAGGTAGAATTTTTGTAGATCATATCGATGCTCCTGAAACAGGACTTATCTGGTTGGGTAATCATGATGGCTTTTTCTTTATTGGAGATGAAGAGAATGAGATATTCAACAACCAAATCAATGACTTTATCGATGAGGTGGTTTCTCCTGAAGCAAAGAAGATGAGATTAAAAAATTTCATAGCAATTGGTAATCATTCAAGGTGGGATAAGACGATAGAGAGGATCTTTGATCATCGTCCCATGCAGAAAACAAATCAAAATGTTTATAAGTTGAAAAAAAGCCACTATAAAGATAATAATGAACCTTCAATCAAGCGGGATTATAATGTATTAAAAATCAACAAAGAGCTTTTTGAGAATAAGAACGAGTCTATTGATAACATAGGATTTTTACACTCGAAGATATCAGAATTCTGGTCTTATTCCGATAATTTTTTTCAAATGGGAATCGGGTACTGCATTGTCTACCAAAATAAGATTGTGAGTTTATGTTTTACAGGATTTGCAGCTGAAAATGTTCGCGGGATAGATATAGAAACAATAGAGGAGCATGAGGGGAATAAATTAGCTCAGAAGGCAGCCCACTGTGTTGTAAAGGACTGTGTGAGTATGGGGATGATACCATATTGGGATTGTGAGGAGGCAAATAAGCCTTCTAATAAAATTGCTGAAAACATAGGGTTAGAGAGTTATTTAACTTATCATGTGTATATTTTCCCGATTGATTAG
- a CDS encoding PadR family transcriptional regulator: protein MGNFREMMKGVLEGCVLEIINRGETYGYEITQQLRELGFTDVVEGTVYTITLRLEKNNLVDIEKKPSNMGPPRKFYTLNAAGKEHLQIFWQKWDFVSSKINELKN, encoded by the coding sequence ATGGGAAACTTCAGAGAAATGATGAAAGGGGTGCTTGAGGGATGTGTGCTTGAGATCATCAACCGGGGCGAAACTTACGGCTATGAAATCACCCAACAACTGCGGGAACTTGGCTTCACTGATGTCGTTGAAGGAACAGTTTATACTATTACCTTGCGACTTGAGAAGAACAATCTGGTTGATATTGAGAAAAAGCCATCCAATATGGGGCCTCCGAGGAAATTTTATACCCTCAATGCAGCAGGTAAAGAGCATCTGCAAATATTTTGGCAAAAATGGGATTTTGTCTCGAGTAAAATTAATGAATTGAAAAACTAA
- the rpiA gene encoding ribose 5-phosphate isomerase A — protein sequence MSEQNDYEQLTTASDRGKKAAGEKVVEYIEDGMTLGLGSGSTVYWALKKLSEKVNQGLNIRGIPSSKRTERWAEELGIPLTHYHDVQELDLAIDGADEIDANLHLIKGGGGSLVREKIVNASARQVIIIADTTKRVTQLGKTPLPIEVLPFGWEVTAKRISNLGGKIQLRKKNSQPFISDNGNYILDCQFEGIPEPAVLHKQLIQLVGVVETGLFIDLTDRVILGMDNQIQYLEKP from the coding sequence ATGTCCGAACAAAATGATTATGAACAGTTGACTACAGCTAGTGATCGGGGTAAAAAAGCTGCCGGGGAAAAAGTTGTCGAATATATCGAGGATGGAATGACTCTCGGTTTGGGTTCTGGATCCACCGTTTATTGGGCCCTGAAGAAGCTCAGTGAAAAAGTGAATCAGGGTTTAAACATAAGAGGGATCCCGTCCTCGAAACGGACTGAACGATGGGCTGAAGAACTCGGCATCCCTTTGACTCACTATCATGACGTACAAGAACTGGATCTCGCGATTGATGGGGCAGATGAAATAGATGCCAACCTCCACCTGATAAAAGGTGGAGGCGGCTCTCTTGTCCGGGAAAAAATCGTCAACGCCTCCGCACGACAGGTGATCATCATCGCTGATACCACAAAGCGTGTAACCCAGTTGGGTAAAACGCCTCTCCCTATCGAAGTCCTTCCCTTTGGCTGGGAAGTGACCGCAAAGAGAATTTCCAATCTGGGCGGGAAAATTCAATTGAGAAAGAAAAATAGCCAGCCTTTCATCTCCGATAATGGAAATTATATATTGGACTGTCAATTCGAAGGGATCCCTGAACCAGCTGTCCTTCACAAGCAACTGATTCAATTGGTGGGTGTCGTGGAAACCGGCTTGTTTATAGATTTAACTGATCGAGTGATTCTAGGAATGGACAACCAGATTCAATACTTAGAGAAACCTTAA
- a CDS encoding endonuclease, whose protein sequence is MKKMIVLMVSFIFIVTIPVQGATGLSVQDAMNEPNGTDVTLEGYIVGVPTAVDHVQQSDFTSNYALALADDQEETQIDDMIFVKLDSEYRSEYGLADNPDNKGELVQVDGTRNPYFSHEGVENVSSMTWEDDGASDCGDGDASTDGYYDSADGLSGGELKQTLHNLIDDHTELSYSQVWDALRNTDEDPGNSNNVILLYSGNSLSKYENGGYVDEWNREHVWAKSHGDFGTSRGPGTDIHHLRPTDVSVNSARGNLDFDDGGAPFSEAPGTYYDSDSWEPRDDVKGDVARMVFYMAVRYEGDSGELDLEVADYAGTNGPNLGKLDTLKEWHENDPVDAFERNRNDIIFNDYQGNRNPFIDHPEYVEQIW, encoded by the coding sequence ATGAAGAAAATGATAGTATTGATGGTTAGCTTCATTTTCATCGTGACCATCCCTGTCCAGGGAGCTACCGGGCTTTCTGTCCAAGACGCGATGAACGAGCCGAACGGTACTGATGTCACGCTCGAAGGTTACATTGTCGGTGTTCCGACAGCCGTCGATCATGTGCAGCAAAGTGATTTTACGAGTAACTATGCTCTGGCCCTGGCAGATGATCAAGAGGAAACACAGATCGACGATATGATTTTCGTGAAGCTGGATTCTGAGTATAGAAGTGAATATGGACTTGCGGACAACCCGGACAATAAGGGGGAGCTCGTTCAAGTTGATGGGACAAGAAATCCGTATTTCAGTCATGAGGGAGTCGAGAATGTCAGCTCGATGACATGGGAGGATGATGGTGCCAGTGATTGCGGAGACGGAGATGCATCGACTGACGGTTACTATGATAGTGCTGACGGACTTTCTGGGGGTGAACTAAAACAAACCCTCCATAACCTGATTGACGACCATACGGAATTATCCTACAGCCAGGTGTGGGACGCCTTAAGGAATACCGATGAAGATCCAGGCAACTCCAACAATGTCATTCTCCTGTATTCCGGGAACTCTCTTTCGAAATATGAAAACGGCGGGTATGTAGATGAATGGAACAGGGAACATGTCTGGGCGAAATCGCACGGAGATTTCGGGACTTCGCGTGGGCCGGGGACCGATATACATCATCTTCGACCAACAGATGTTTCGGTAAACTCAGCACGCGGAAACTTGGATTTTGATGATGGAGGAGCTCCGTTTTCTGAAGCACCAGGGACGTATTATGACTCAGATTCCTGGGAACCACGCGACGATGTTAAAGGGGACGTTGCACGCATGGTGTTTTACATGGCGGTTCGCTATGAAGGAGATTCCGGTGAACTTGATTTGGAAGTGGCTGATTACGCAGGAACAAACGGACCGAACTTAGGGAAGTTAGATACATTAAAAGAATGGCACGAAAACGACCCTGTGGATGCTTTTGAACGGAACCGTAATGACATCATATTCAACGATTATCAAGGCAACCGTAACCCTTTCATAGATCATCCAGAATATGTGGAACAAATTTGGTGA
- a CDS encoding DUF4037 domain-containing protein translates to MDLLAQSIDMAAVYKENPKIEAIILAGSVSKNLQDEHSDIELHILWSSPPTEDERQYPIEQIEGTILSYHPYEDEEWSEAYLNQAGIKFEISSFLSETVERFISDVVDKKETDYDKQCILASIHDGVCLFGEEKITELKNRVATYPLELSIRMISENLWLGNRWNNREALLKRQDWLMLYDVICGVQKKLFGVLFGLNRMYIHHPLFKWMGNNIQQMEIKPENLHNRMSDILIGDPKRGVRELEGLIDEVIGLFREYHPELDISEQKKNIGYVK, encoded by the coding sequence ATGGATTTATTAGCCCAATCAATAGATATGGCAGCAGTATATAAGGAAAACCCGAAAATAGAAGCTATTATTCTTGCTGGGTCAGTATCTAAAAACCTGCAAGATGAACATTCAGATATCGAGTTACATATTTTATGGTCAAGCCCTCCGACAGAGGATGAGCGCCAGTATCCCATTGAGCAAATAGAGGGCACAATTCTATCGTATCATCCTTATGAAGATGAAGAGTGGTCGGAGGCCTACTTGAATCAGGCAGGCATTAAGTTTGAGATCAGCAGCTTTTTGTCTGAAACAGTAGAACGCTTCATTTCCGATGTGGTGGATAAAAAAGAAACAGACTATGACAAACAATGTATTTTAGCATCCATTCACGATGGGGTATGCCTCTTCGGAGAAGAAAAAATTACTGAATTAAAAAATAGGGTTGCAACATACCCGTTAGAACTTTCTATTCGTATGATTTCTGAAAATCTCTGGTTGGGTAATCGATGGAATAACCGCGAAGCCCTATTAAAACGTCAGGACTGGTTAATGCTCTACGATGTCATATGCGGGGTACAAAAGAAATTGTTTGGTGTTTTGTTCGGTCTTAACCGTATGTATATCCATCACCCTCTATTTAAATGGATGGGAAATAATATTCAACAAATGGAGATTAAACCAGAAAATTTACATAATCGAATGAGCGATATTTTGATAGGGGACCCAAAAAGAGGTGTAAGAGAGTTAGAGGGATTAATTGATGAGGTTATAGGATTGTTTAGGGAATACCATCCTGAATTGGACATTAGTGAACAAAAGAAAAATATTGGCTACGTTAAATGA
- a CDS encoding sugar kinase, whose amino-acid sequence MRDVITIGDAMVSFNPTTQGPMRFVQSFVKKVGGAELNTAIGCARLGLKSGWISSLGKDEFGHFIHNFARGEGVDVSEVTFTENYPTSLNFKEFRGDRINTTYYRTPSPFLSMTPDDLNESYIKNSKILHITGLLPGVDVNHNLPIIKKAIALAKKHDVQISFDPNIRLKLWSKEDARKYLSELLPDVDLLLAGDEELEIILGTKDTKEIVAKSTELGISYIAIKKGAEGSTGYHNGRTVESPPIPPREVVDTIGAGDGFNAGILYGIINGWTLERTLGFANMIGSKVVGVQGDNEGLPFLEDVLIDLGEREHVDR is encoded by the coding sequence ATGCGGGACGTGATCACCATTGGAGACGCTATGGTTTCCTTCAATCCCACCACCCAAGGACCGATGAGATTTGTCCAATCCTTTGTAAAAAAAGTCGGTGGTGCTGAACTTAATACAGCTATTGGCTGCGCACGGTTAGGCCTTAAATCAGGCTGGATCAGTTCATTGGGTAAAGATGAATTCGGCCATTTCATCCACAATTTCGCTCGAGGCGAAGGCGTTGATGTATCAGAAGTTACATTTACAGAGAATTACCCTACTTCCCTGAACTTCAAAGAATTCCGGGGGGATCGAATCAACACCACTTATTACCGGACACCTTCCCCTTTCCTGTCTATGACTCCAGATGATTTAAATGAATCTTATATCAAAAACTCCAAAATATTGCATATCACCGGCTTACTGCCTGGTGTCGATGTGAATCATAATTTACCCATCATTAAAAAAGCCATAGCTTTAGCTAAGAAGCATGATGTTCAAATCTCTTTCGATCCGAATATCCGATTGAAATTATGGTCAAAAGAAGATGCCCGTAAGTATTTGTCCGAGCTTTTACCAGATGTAGATCTATTACTTGCCGGTGACGAGGAGCTGGAGATCATTCTGGGGACCAAGGATACAAAGGAAATCGTGGCCAAATCCACAGAGCTTGGGATCTCCTATATTGCTATCAAAAAAGGCGCAGAAGGTTCTACTGGATACCATAACGGAAGAACTGTCGAATCTCCCCCGATTCCGCCTCGAGAGGTCGTAGATACCATTGGAGCAGGCGACGGCTTTAATGCTGGCATTCTTTATGGAATTATCAATGGGTGGACGCTAGAGAGAACCCTGGGTTTCGCGAACATGATCGGGTCCAAAGTAGTAGGTGTGCAAGGTGATAATGAAGGACTTCCTTTCTTGGAAGATGTATTAATAGATTTAGGTGAAAGGGAACACGTTGATCGCTAA
- a CDS encoding C-terminal binding protein produces the protein MSKFKVLVADYTYSTLEPEKKVLETADAEMISAQCRTEEDVIEAAQGVDGIICQYAPITKNVIERLDKCKVIARYGVGFDTIDVQAATEKGIMVSNVTDYCLDEVSNHAFALLMACARKIVQLNESVKNGTWDSKIAKPIYRLNGQKLGLVGLGNIPQTLAMKAKAFGLEVLAYDPFVSTETAENTGVKLVDLETLCKEADYLSVHPPLNKHTQGMISDDQFKWMKKNAYIINTSRGGVIDESALIRALQANEIAGAGLDVLETEPISEDNPLLEMPNVILNPHSAYYSEESELELKQKTAQNVADVLSGKVPPYLVNKDAIRA, from the coding sequence ATGAGTAAATTCAAAGTATTGGTCGCTGATTATACATACAGCACTCTAGAGCCTGAAAAAAAGGTTCTGGAAACGGCTGATGCCGAAATGATTTCCGCCCAGTGTCGTACAGAGGAAGATGTCATAGAAGCGGCTCAAGGAGTAGACGGTATCATTTGTCAATATGCTCCAATAACAAAAAATGTAATTGAGCGTTTAGACAAATGTAAAGTTATCGCTAGATACGGCGTCGGATTCGACACCATTGATGTACAAGCAGCTACCGAAAAAGGAATTATGGTCAGTAATGTGACCGATTATTGCCTTGACGAAGTTTCCAACCATGCCTTTGCCCTGCTCATGGCCTGCGCAAGGAAAATCGTCCAGTTGAATGAATCCGTCAAAAATGGAACATGGGACTCCAAAATAGCCAAACCGATCTATCGTTTAAACGGCCAGAAACTTGGGTTAGTCGGATTAGGAAACATTCCACAGACACTTGCGATGAAAGCTAAAGCTTTTGGTTTAGAAGTCCTTGCCTACGATCCTTTTGTTTCAACAGAAACCGCTGAAAATACAGGGGTAAAACTAGTAGATCTTGAAACATTGTGCAAGGAAGCCGATTACCTATCCGTCCACCCTCCTCTTAATAAGCACACACAGGGTATGATCAGTGACGATCAATTTAAATGGATGAAGAAAAACGCCTATATCATTAACACTTCCCGCGGCGGTGTCATCGACGAATCCGCATTAATCCGTGCTCTTCAAGCGAATGAAATCGCTGGTGCCGGCCTGGATGTTTTAGAAACGGAACCGATTTCCGAAGACAATCCTTTATTGGAGATGCCAAATGTGATCCTCAACCCTCATTCCGCTTACTATTCAGAAGAATCCGAGTTGGAACTAAAGCAGAAAACGGCTCAAAATGTAGCTGATGTATTATCAGGAAAGGTTCCTCCGTATCTCGTAAATAAAGACGCCATCCGTGCATGA
- the gndA gene encoding NADP-dependent phosphogluconate dehydrogenase — MPSTANVGVVGLTVMGKNLARNIENNGYFVSVFNRTYEKTQTFLENEAKGKNFLGHKDIGDFVASLEKPRTILLMVKAGKPTDATIDSLLPHLDKGDIVIDGGNTFYKESIARYERMKEAGIEFIGSGISGGEEGALNGPSIMAGGSKQAYEHVEPLLNAISAKVDDKPCATYTGPDGSGHYVKMVHNGIEYGDMQLISEIYFIMKNVLKMNGEELHDVFSNWNQGELDSYLIEITADIFKKEDDVNKGTLLLDNILDTAGQKGTGKWVSQSALELGVPQSIITESVYARFISALKEERVEASKSLSGPQQSSDELPKEEIVEELRKALYFSKICSYAQGFAQMGIASNEYEWNLNRGNIAMIFRGGCIIRAQFLQKIKEAYDQKKDLNNLLLDPYFKDIANNYHASLRKVVSLAISNGIPVPALSSALAYYDSYRSEKLPANLLQAQRDYFGAHTYQRLDKEGSFHTEWQQ, encoded by the coding sequence ATGCCATCCACAGCAAATGTGGGCGTTGTAGGTTTGACCGTAATGGGGAAAAACCTTGCCCGAAACATTGAGAATAATGGGTATTTTGTATCCGTTTTCAATCGTACTTATGAAAAAACACAAACATTTTTGGAAAACGAAGCGAAAGGGAAAAACTTTCTAGGCCATAAGGACATTGGTGACTTTGTAGCTTCCTTGGAGAAGCCTAGGACGATCCTGCTTATGGTTAAAGCGGGGAAACCAACCGATGCTACGATTGATTCCCTTCTTCCCCATTTAGATAAAGGGGATATTGTAATTGATGGAGGTAATACGTTCTACAAAGAGTCCATTGCGCGCTATGAAAGAATGAAAGAAGCTGGTATCGAATTCATCGGGTCAGGTATTTCTGGTGGTGAGGAAGGCGCATTGAACGGTCCTTCCATTATGGCCGGAGGTTCCAAACAAGCTTATGAGCATGTCGAACCTCTATTAAACGCGATATCTGCCAAGGTAGATGATAAGCCTTGTGCCACTTATACGGGTCCAGACGGTTCCGGGCATTATGTCAAGATGGTGCATAATGGTATTGAATATGGAGATATGCAGCTGATCTCGGAAATTTATTTCATCATGAAAAATGTATTGAAGATGAACGGCGAAGAACTTCACGATGTATTTTCTAATTGGAACCAAGGGGAATTGGATAGTTATCTGATTGAAATCACCGCTGATATTTTCAAAAAAGAAGACGATGTCAATAAAGGAACTCTTTTATTAGACAACATCCTGGACACTGCTGGTCAAAAAGGGACTGGAAAATGGGTGAGCCAAAGCGCACTTGAATTGGGTGTACCTCAATCCATCATCACAGAATCCGTTTATGCGCGATTCATTTCTGCATTGAAAGAAGAGCGTGTTGAAGCAAGCAAGTCCCTCTCTGGGCCACAACAATCTTCCGATGAATTACCAAAAGAAGAAATTGTCGAGGAGCTGCGCAAGGCTTTATACTTCAGTAAGATTTGTTCATATGCGCAAGGGTTCGCCCAGATGGGAATCGCTTCAAATGAATATGAATGGAATCTGAACCGTGGAAATATTGCAATGATTTTCCGTGGTGGCTGTATCATCCGTGCTCAATTTTTACAAAAAATCAAAGAAGCCTACGATCAAAAGAAAGACCTTAACAATCTATTGTTAGACCCATACTTTAAAGACATTGCAAATAACTATCATGCTTCTCTTCGCAAAGTAGTATCTCTTGCAATCTCTAACGGCATACCTGTTCCTGCTCTTTCCAGTGCTTTAGCTTATTATGACAGTTACCGGAGCGAGAAACTTCCTGCCAACCTATTACAAGCTCAACGTGATTATTTTGGTGCACACACGTACCAGCGTTTGGACAAAGAAGGCAGCTTCCACACCGAATGGCAGCAATAG